One segment of Falco rusticolus isolate bFalRus1 chromosome 3, bFalRus1.pri, whole genome shotgun sequence DNA contains the following:
- the LOC119144092 gene encoding uncharacterized protein LOC119144092 isoform X2 — MSTVAEEVKPDDGKPESEKKIFYCEVCKVPCMSSISLQSHYRGAKHRKKEKALRPKTLYCPSAAVRAPMKYETQRPVKRGLAKDITCLKDFMNDPKREEPLVGLEHVVEIRFEGRKEPHYECKLCGFNTEMAPMIEHLSGYKHRRAYISKEFPDKMKRKTTDVKECKVSFLRRIAGELEKAEGLKMYKIEGYVRLSTSPSSKKKARWEDDYKHENDPVRKQKALEFLETFHITSDSEATLVVHITQELTEALKAFCEKKAAVNYTNSLRPLMSISQDEFPGKKSIPKHYKPYGKSKGNSNWNQGILSHYEECSADASFAPANSYSYQTDDGPSSYHLRSNDFAMMSALRDSFACQTGSPASGISEWLRQFSRSASGSNSAGGPSSYEASPVSEYPAEYMSSDVRGSKIPDNRISYGKKSTKWRNRQACTKARSVSDEGLPYPNSSASYPSFGRYSTNYSLQSYSSYENDESVSTCTSSANSAISGRGGTRWNQESRWNEDSRWNQESRWNQESRWNQETRCQGFEHQKSGYKTDWSSHRYSFSGSGSYRDYQQFRSSDKMFDEDAVGLAPNILNTLQGNDIPTMTRMLKQLAPCYPALQSNSLRRMQYWTQM; from the exons ATGAGCACTGTGGCTGAAGAAGTTAAGCCAGACGATGGCAAACcggaatctgaaaaaaaaatattttattgtgaa gtttGTAAAGTTCCGTGTATGAGCTCTATAAGTCTTCAGTCACACTATCGTGGTGCAAAGCATAGAAAG aaagagaaggcCCTGAGACCCAAGACACTGTATT GTCCTTCAGCTGCAGTCCGAGCTCCGATGAAGTACGAAACACAGAGACCAG tGAAGAGAGGACTCGCAAAGGACATAACCTGTCTGAAGGATTTTATGAATGATCCCAAAAGAGAAGAACCTCTAGTTG GTTTAGAACATGTGGTTGAAATCagatttgaaggaagaaaagagccACATTATGAGTGCAAGCTGTGTGGGTTTAATACAGAGATGGCACCTATGATAGAACATCTTAGTGGATATAAACACAGAAGAGCATACATT TCTAAAGAATTTCCAgataaaatgaagagaaagacaACAGATGTAAAAGAATGCAAAGTCTCATTTCTCAGACGGATAGCAGGAGAGCTAGAGAAGGCGGAAGGATTAAAAATGTATAAG ATTGAAGGTTATGTAAGACTGAGTACCTCAC CCTcatcaaagaagaaagcaag gtGGGAAGATGATTATAAGCATGAG AATGATCCAGTTCGGAAACAGAAAGCTCTAGAGTTCTTG GAGACTTTTCACATCACCTCAGACTCAGAAGCAACACTTGTTGTTCATATTACGCAGGAACTCACAGAAGCTTTGAAGGCCttttgtgaaaagaaagcagca GTTAATTATACTAACAGTCTGAGGCCACTGATGTCAATATCTCAAGATGAatttccaggaaagaaaagcatccCAAAACACTATAAGCCATATGGAAAATCCAAAG gaAATTCTAACTGGAATCAAGGTATTTTGTCTCATTATGAAGAGTGTTCTGCAGATGCTTCTTTTGCTCCTGCTAACTCATACAGTTACCAAACAGATGATGGACCATCTTCCTATCATCTGAGATCTAATGACTTTGCAATGATGTCTGCACTCAGGGACTCTTTTGCTTGTCAGACTGGAAGTCCTGCCAGTGGTATCAGTGAATGGCTGAGACAGTTCAGCCGATCTGCTTCTGGCAGCAATTCAGCTGGTGGGCCCTCTTCCTATGAGGCCAGTCCAGTGAGTGAGTACCCAGCAGAATATATGTCCAGTGATGTGCGAGGAAGTAAGATCCCTGATAACAGAATCTCATATGGCAAGAAAAGTACAAAATGGAGGAACCGACAAGCATGTACAAAAGCAAGGAGTGTAAGTGATGAAGGATTACCTTATCCCAATTCTTCTGCCTCATATCCTTCATTTGGAAGATATTCCACAAACTATTCTTTGCAAAGCTATTCCTCTTACGAGAATGATGAGTCTGTGAGTACTTGTACATCTTCTGCAAATTCTGCTATTTCGGGAAGAGGTGGCACCAGGTGGAACCAGGAGTCTAGGTGGAACGAGGACTCTAGGTGGAACCAGGAGTCTAGGTGGAACCAGGAGAGTAGATGGAACCAGGAGACTAGGTGTCAAGGATTCGAGCATCAGAAGTCAGGCTACAAGACTGATTGGAGTTCGCATCGGTACTCATTTTCTGGCAGTGGTTCATACAGAGATTACCAGCAATTCAGAAGCTCAGATAAGATGTTTGATGAAGATGCTGTTGGTCTTGCTCCCAACATTTTGAATACACTACAAGGAAATGATATACCTACAATGACCAGGATGCTCAAACAGTTGGCTCCATGTTATCCAGCACTTCAAA
- the LOC119144092 gene encoding uncharacterized protein LOC119144092 isoform X1: protein MSTVAEEVKPDDGKPESEKKIFYCEVCKVPCMSSISLQSHYRGAKHRKKEKALRPKTLYCPSAAVRAPMKYETQRPVKRGLAKDITCLKDFMNDPKREEPLVGLEHVVEIRFEGRKEPHYECKLCGFNTEMAPMIEHLSGYKHRRAYISKEFPDKMKRKTTDVKECKVSFLRRIAGELEKAEGLKMYKIEGYVRLSTSPSSKKKARWEDDYKHENDPVRKQKALEFLETFHITSDSEATLVVHITQELTEALKAFCEKKAAVNYTNSLRPLMSISQDEFPGKKSIPKHYKPYGKSKGNSNWNQGILSHYEECSADASFAPANSYSYQTDDGPSSYHLRSNDFAMMSALRDSFACQTGSPASGISEWLRQFSRSASGSNSAGGPSSYEASPVSEYPAEYMSSDVRGSKIPDNRISYGKKSTKWRNRQACTKARSVSDEGLPYPNSSASYPSFGRYSTNYSLQSYSSYENDESVSTCTSSANSAISGRGGTRWNQESRWNEDSRWNQESRWNQESRWNQETRCQGFEHQKSGYKTDWSSHRYSFSGSGSYRDYQQFRSSDKMFDEDAVGLAPNILNTLQGNDIPTMTRMLKQLAPCYPALQKLNIQTLVNVLVETRGKD from the exons ATGAGCACTGTGGCTGAAGAAGTTAAGCCAGACGATGGCAAACcggaatctgaaaaaaaaatattttattgtgaa gtttGTAAAGTTCCGTGTATGAGCTCTATAAGTCTTCAGTCACACTATCGTGGTGCAAAGCATAGAAAG aaagagaaggcCCTGAGACCCAAGACACTGTATT GTCCTTCAGCTGCAGTCCGAGCTCCGATGAAGTACGAAACACAGAGACCAG tGAAGAGAGGACTCGCAAAGGACATAACCTGTCTGAAGGATTTTATGAATGATCCCAAAAGAGAAGAACCTCTAGTTG GTTTAGAACATGTGGTTGAAATCagatttgaaggaagaaaagagccACATTATGAGTGCAAGCTGTGTGGGTTTAATACAGAGATGGCACCTATGATAGAACATCTTAGTGGATATAAACACAGAAGAGCATACATT TCTAAAGAATTTCCAgataaaatgaagagaaagacaACAGATGTAAAAGAATGCAAAGTCTCATTTCTCAGACGGATAGCAGGAGAGCTAGAGAAGGCGGAAGGATTAAAAATGTATAAG ATTGAAGGTTATGTAAGACTGAGTACCTCAC CCTcatcaaagaagaaagcaag gtGGGAAGATGATTATAAGCATGAG AATGATCCAGTTCGGAAACAGAAAGCTCTAGAGTTCTTG GAGACTTTTCACATCACCTCAGACTCAGAAGCAACACTTGTTGTTCATATTACGCAGGAACTCACAGAAGCTTTGAAGGCCttttgtgaaaagaaagcagca GTTAATTATACTAACAGTCTGAGGCCACTGATGTCAATATCTCAAGATGAatttccaggaaagaaaagcatccCAAAACACTATAAGCCATATGGAAAATCCAAAG gaAATTCTAACTGGAATCAAGGTATTTTGTCTCATTATGAAGAGTGTTCTGCAGATGCTTCTTTTGCTCCTGCTAACTCATACAGTTACCAAACAGATGATGGACCATCTTCCTATCATCTGAGATCTAATGACTTTGCAATGATGTCTGCACTCAGGGACTCTTTTGCTTGTCAGACTGGAAGTCCTGCCAGTGGTATCAGTGAATGGCTGAGACAGTTCAGCCGATCTGCTTCTGGCAGCAATTCAGCTGGTGGGCCCTCTTCCTATGAGGCCAGTCCAGTGAGTGAGTACCCAGCAGAATATATGTCCAGTGATGTGCGAGGAAGTAAGATCCCTGATAACAGAATCTCATATGGCAAGAAAAGTACAAAATGGAGGAACCGACAAGCATGTACAAAAGCAAGGAGTGTAAGTGATGAAGGATTACCTTATCCCAATTCTTCTGCCTCATATCCTTCATTTGGAAGATATTCCACAAACTATTCTTTGCAAAGCTATTCCTCTTACGAGAATGATGAGTCTGTGAGTACTTGTACATCTTCTGCAAATTCTGCTATTTCGGGAAGAGGTGGCACCAGGTGGAACCAGGAGTCTAGGTGGAACGAGGACTCTAGGTGGAACCAGGAGTCTAGGTGGAACCAGGAGAGTAGATGGAACCAGGAGACTAGGTGTCAAGGATTCGAGCATCAGAAGTCAGGCTACAAGACTGATTGGAGTTCGCATCGGTACTCATTTTCTGGCAGTGGTTCATACAGAGATTACCAGCAATTCAGAAGCTCAGATAAGATGTTTGATGAAGATGCTGTTGGTCTTGCTCCCAACATTTTGAATACACTACAAGGAAATGATATACCTACAATGACCAGGATGCTCAAACAGTTGGCTCCATGTTATCCAGCACTTCAAA AACTAAATATTCAGACATTAGTCAATGTGCTAGTAGAAACTAGAGGAAAAGATTAA
- the LOC119144092 gene encoding uncharacterized protein LOC119144092 isoform X3 has product MSTVAEEVKPDDGKPESEKKIFYCEVCKVPCMSSISLQSHYRGAKHRKKEKALRPKTLYLKRGLAKDITCLKDFMNDPKREEPLVGLEHVVEIRFEGRKEPHYECKLCGFNTEMAPMIEHLSGYKHRRAYISKEFPDKMKRKTTDVKECKVSFLRRIAGELEKAEGLKMYKIEGYVRLSTSPSSKKKARWEDDYKHENDPVRKQKALEFLETFHITSDSEATLVVHITQELTEALKAFCEKKAAVNYTNSLRPLMSISQDEFPGKKSIPKHYKPYGKSKGNSNWNQGILSHYEECSADASFAPANSYSYQTDDGPSSYHLRSNDFAMMSALRDSFACQTGSPASGISEWLRQFSRSASGSNSAGGPSSYEASPVSEYPAEYMSSDVRGSKIPDNRISYGKKSTKWRNRQACTKARSVSDEGLPYPNSSASYPSFGRYSTNYSLQSYSSYENDESVSTCTSSANSAISGRGGTRWNQESRWNEDSRWNQESRWNQESRWNQETRCQGFEHQKSGYKTDWSSHRYSFSGSGSYRDYQQFRSSDKMFDEDAVGLAPNILNTLQGNDIPTMTRMLKQLAPCYPALQKLNIQTLVNVLVETRGKD; this is encoded by the exons ATGAGCACTGTGGCTGAAGAAGTTAAGCCAGACGATGGCAAACcggaatctgaaaaaaaaatattttattgtgaa gtttGTAAAGTTCCGTGTATGAGCTCTATAAGTCTTCAGTCACACTATCGTGGTGCAAAGCATAGAAAG aaagagaaggcCCTGAGACCCAAGACACTGTATT tGAAGAGAGGACTCGCAAAGGACATAACCTGTCTGAAGGATTTTATGAATGATCCCAAAAGAGAAGAACCTCTAGTTG GTTTAGAACATGTGGTTGAAATCagatttgaaggaagaaaagagccACATTATGAGTGCAAGCTGTGTGGGTTTAATACAGAGATGGCACCTATGATAGAACATCTTAGTGGATATAAACACAGAAGAGCATACATT TCTAAAGAATTTCCAgataaaatgaagagaaagacaACAGATGTAAAAGAATGCAAAGTCTCATTTCTCAGACGGATAGCAGGAGAGCTAGAGAAGGCGGAAGGATTAAAAATGTATAAG ATTGAAGGTTATGTAAGACTGAGTACCTCAC CCTcatcaaagaagaaagcaag gtGGGAAGATGATTATAAGCATGAG AATGATCCAGTTCGGAAACAGAAAGCTCTAGAGTTCTTG GAGACTTTTCACATCACCTCAGACTCAGAAGCAACACTTGTTGTTCATATTACGCAGGAACTCACAGAAGCTTTGAAGGCCttttgtgaaaagaaagcagca GTTAATTATACTAACAGTCTGAGGCCACTGATGTCAATATCTCAAGATGAatttccaggaaagaaaagcatccCAAAACACTATAAGCCATATGGAAAATCCAAAG gaAATTCTAACTGGAATCAAGGTATTTTGTCTCATTATGAAGAGTGTTCTGCAGATGCTTCTTTTGCTCCTGCTAACTCATACAGTTACCAAACAGATGATGGACCATCTTCCTATCATCTGAGATCTAATGACTTTGCAATGATGTCTGCACTCAGGGACTCTTTTGCTTGTCAGACTGGAAGTCCTGCCAGTGGTATCAGTGAATGGCTGAGACAGTTCAGCCGATCTGCTTCTGGCAGCAATTCAGCTGGTGGGCCCTCTTCCTATGAGGCCAGTCCAGTGAGTGAGTACCCAGCAGAATATATGTCCAGTGATGTGCGAGGAAGTAAGATCCCTGATAACAGAATCTCATATGGCAAGAAAAGTACAAAATGGAGGAACCGACAAGCATGTACAAAAGCAAGGAGTGTAAGTGATGAAGGATTACCTTATCCCAATTCTTCTGCCTCATATCCTTCATTTGGAAGATATTCCACAAACTATTCTTTGCAAAGCTATTCCTCTTACGAGAATGATGAGTCTGTGAGTACTTGTACATCTTCTGCAAATTCTGCTATTTCGGGAAGAGGTGGCACCAGGTGGAACCAGGAGTCTAGGTGGAACGAGGACTCTAGGTGGAACCAGGAGTCTAGGTGGAACCAGGAGAGTAGATGGAACCAGGAGACTAGGTGTCAAGGATTCGAGCATCAGAAGTCAGGCTACAAGACTGATTGGAGTTCGCATCGGTACTCATTTTCTGGCAGTGGTTCATACAGAGATTACCAGCAATTCAGAAGCTCAGATAAGATGTTTGATGAAGATGCTGTTGGTCTTGCTCCCAACATTTTGAATACACTACAAGGAAATGATATACCTACAATGACCAGGATGCTCAAACAGTTGGCTCCATGTTATCCAGCACTTCAAA AACTAAATATTCAGACATTAGTCAATGTGCTAGTAGAAACTAGAGGAAAAGATTAA